The bacterium genome segment CCGTCGGCGACGAGAGGATCAGCGCCGCCCTTCCTTTGCCCGAGACTCGAGGACCTGCCGTTCCACCCTTCCGATGTGCCCAACTTGGCCCTCCGTGAGGCGGAACAGCGGCTTTTGGCGCCCTAGCGCTTCCTCAATAGCCTCTCGACGCTCCTCATCGGTCATCCTATGAGACCAAGCCTTGTTCTCAATATCGTCATTATCTGACATTACTTCTCCGTTTCAGTGCTTCTCCCGCAACACCGGCTACATTACGTCAGCCGATTCCCGAGGGCGATCCGTCGCTGCGCCATCCGAGCAGATCGACAAGTACCCGCGCCAGCGCGTCCGCGGCCGTGCTGTGTGCTCGACGGCCCTCACTCGTGGCGAGAATGGTCCTACCAGTGGTGTGAGACACCGACAAGACGCCGATGGTGGCACCCGCGGCGTTCAACACAGGCATCGCCGCTACTTCCGTGAGATTCGCGTAGCGCCGCTGCCGGTTCTCATCAAGGTTGTGGGTCCCATCATGCGTCGCGCTGCCTGTGGCAATCTGGTACTCGCCCGTATCGTAGGCCGAACCGGTGACACCCTCACCGCGCCTCCATCCCCGCTGCTCGCCCTCGGGTTGGCCTGTGCGCAGCACAGCAAAGAGTTTCTCCTTGTCGTCGTCGAACATGAAGAACCGAAACTCGCATTCACGGAATCCCGGATAGGCGGACTTCGCCTCCTCGATGATCCCCTTCGTGGCGAGCGTGGCGACAAGATAGCGGGTGGCGTCGAGCGTCTCCGACCGGCTGACCGACGCGTCATTACGGGCCAAGTCGTCTGACACCTCCTTGGCTACCTTCGCTCGCTGGAGTGCCGGTGCCTGCATGTCCACGGAACCGCCTGGCCATTTCACGCTTCTCAACCAAGGGGCCATCGCACCTATCGCCACGGAGACCGATCCAGCAACAAGGGCGGTCGTAGCGAACGTGGTGTGGCCAACGAAGAAAAACGAAGCGACGACAATCGCTGTGCCGAAAACACAGGTGTAGATGCGGCCGATGTCGTTGCCGACCAGCCGCCCGCTCCTACGCGACCAGCGACGAACCGATACGGCCAGCCGACTGCTCATGCGTCGCGCCATGCGCAGATCATGGTACAGAACTCAAGTCCTGAGATAATCCTCCTCAATCGCCGAGGCGTCGGCACCGTGTTGATGCCATCCCGAGTAGTCGCCATGATCAGCCGGCGGGGGTGTCCACGGGCGGGGGGATCGGAGGCCGGGCGGTCAGCCGGCGGCGGGGACTCCGGCGACGAGAATGGTGGCGAACATGCCCACCACCGCCAACGCGAACCCGATGATCATGTACGTGACCGTCCTGAGGTCGCGAGTGAGGTCGGTGCGGAGTTGCGCGAGGTCGGACTTGGTGGCGAGCTGCTCCCAGTCGGGCGGGAGGCGCTCGATGAGGGCGTCGGCGGTCTCGGGGTCCATGTGCTCAGTCAGGCTGCGGTGCAGATGCGCGGTCTTGGTGTCGCTCGCCGTCACGGGATCCTCCTGCGGCTCTCGGTCTGCCGGTCGCGGTCCCGCCTGCGGGACGAGTCGGCTCCGGTGTCCGGGCCATGGGGGCTCCTCGCCGATCGGGAGCAGACATTACTCCCACACCGCGAAGTATAGCAGAGCAGAACAATCCGGACTCCGGCCACTGACCGGCGGGAGACAGATCCCGGTTCAGACCGGGGTCCAGCCTGGGGCGCAGATCTGCGGGGGGCACTGGATTCCGGCCTGCGCCGGAATGACGATGGAGGGCGGGGACGCCGGAGGGCACTGGATTCCGGCCTACGACGGAATGACGATGGAGGGCGGGGACGCCGGGGGGCTCTGGATTCCGGCCTGCGCCGGAATGACGAACAAGAGAGAGGTGCAGGTGCAGAAAACGGCGAGGGGGCCGGCGCTGGGCCGGCCCCCTCGGGTTAGGAATCTAGAGTTGGATCAGCCGGTGAAGCTGTCCCTGGGCGGACCGTCGTCCTCCGCGGACGGAACCATGTCGCCGCCGTCGCCCATGTCGCCGCCGTCGCCCATGTCGCCGCCGTCGCCGGTGTCGCCCATGTCGCCGCCGTCGCCCATGTCGCCGCCGTCGCCGGTGTCGCCCATGTCGCCGCCGTCGCCCATGTCGCCGCCGTCGCCGGTGTCGCCCATGTCGCCGCCGTCGCCCATGTCGCCGCCGTCGCCGGTGTCGCCCATGTCCTCGCCGCCGCCCATGTCGCCGGTGTCGTCCATCGGCTCTTCAGCCGGTGGCTCCGGTGGAGGCGGTGGCGAGCAGTCGAATTCGACCTCGAGCCGCGCAGGATCGTCGGCGCCTGCCAGTTCCAGCGGCGAGTTGTTCGAAACCGCGCAGTGAGCCGGCACCGCGCCCTTCACGGTGGCCGATGCGGAGCAGCTCTTGCCATCTTTGTCCAGCATGTAGGCCGCCTTGGCCGCGAAGTTCGTGGTGCTGTCGTTGATGACCGCAGTCACGTTGAAGTAACCCGTCCGCAGTTCCACGAGGATTGAACTGCCTACGGAATGGATACCGCTGCTCGCCGACGGGCCGGACGTGACCTGACCAAGATTGGCCGGCAGGTCGGGAGCGCCACAGTTGTCATCGCTGAAGTCGTAACCGACGCTGGCACCACCGGCGTCGCCGGTGACTCTCTGCAGCAGGACAACGTCTACCGTCGCCACCGAAACGGTCAGGTCTGGCACGTTCACGTCGTTGTTGTCTTCCACGGTAGCGGTGTCGCCGTCGGGACCACCGTCACTCGCTGCCGACCCTGGGGTCTGGTCCTTCTTCAAGTTGCCCTCTGAGCGTGCCGAGCCGTCGCCTGCTGCGAACCCTGGGGGCAGGGCGGCCGTGACGGTGTACTCACACTCGGCTCCGCCGAGCGACCGGTCGACCACTTCCAGCGTGGCCTTCTGCAGCTTGTTGTCGTCGGCGTCGGCCTTGGTGTCCTCGCTCACCTCGTTGCAGCCCTCGGGGACCTTGCCGTCAGCGGCCTTCTCCGGCGCGGCGGTGATTGTGAACGGGGTGGCCGAGGCGGCACCAGCGTCCCGCTCGTTCGCCCTGGCCGGCGTCTTCACCGTCGTCCCGGCGGTGCCGCCCGTGCATGGATCGTCGCCCGACGCGGCATCGATGTCGGCCTGCGAACAGGTCACGGCCGCAACGCTCGGGTATCCCTTGACAGTGACGTTCAGCTTGGCCATCAACGCGCAGCCGTTGGCCGTGAGCGCTAGCAGGACATTAGTGCCGACGGCGGGCGTATTGAACGAGTCGATCCGGCAGGTCGCGCCGTCGGCGTTCACATGGGTGGCCTTCCACTCGTAGTTGCAGTCGCTGTCGATCACGACGCCCTGCTGCTGCTGAGATCCGTCACCGTCGGTGGTATCGGTGCCATCGTCGTTGACGGTAATCGTCACCTCGCCGGTAGGGCCGGACGTACCGTCGCCGGGATCGCATCCGCCCAGCGTCTTCCAGCTGACCGTGTACGTACCCACGTTGCCGGAAGCCGGGCTCTGGATCGTGACCACTTGCTTGGCGGCCGAGGCGGGGCTGGAGGCCAGCGCCAGTACCACGGCCAGTAGACCGGCGACGCTCAGGACGCTGGTCAGAATCTTTCTCATCTCGCTTGGGTTCCTTCCCTTGATTCCTTGAGGCTCCCCGGCACGCGCCGGGACGGCTGCCTCACTCCAACAGGACTACTACATTACACCCCGGCAGCGCCGCGGGCAACACCTGTGTGATGACGCCCGCCGCGGCGCTCCGCCGCACGGGGCGGTCAGCCGCCGAATCCGGCGAACAAGGCGAGATAGAGAGGGGTGAGCAGCACTGCCACGCCCACCAGCAGTTGGGCGGCCCGCTTGTCGATCCTGGCCTCGACGCGCTCGAACTTGGCGTGCACGACCTTGAACTCGGCGTCCACGCGCTCGAACCTGGCGTCCACGCGCTCGAACCTGGCGTCGATCTTGGCGAACCTGGCGTCCACGCCCTTGAACTTGGCGTTGGTCTCGGTGAACCGGGCGTCGATCTTGGCGAACCTGGCGTCCCACTTGAGGTCCATGCGCTCCTCGAGGGCCGCCAAGTCGGTCTTCGTGGCCAACTCGCGCCAGTCCACGGGCGGAAGGCTGTCCATGAGCGTCTTGACCTGCGCCTCCGGCAGCACCTCGCTCAGCCCCTTCCGCAATTCGTGCCGTTCCGTCTCTGTCGGCGTCACCGGTAACTCCCTCCTCGTCGTGCCAACCGCAGGGTCCAAGACCAAGAGGGGAGCCGAAACCCCCGAACGTTCAGAAGACCATAACAGTCCGCCCCGTCGCAGGCAACCGGGCGGGAGACCCCGCCGGCCACTGCACCGGAACATCGGACCGACACCGCAGGGCGACGGAGCGAACCCCGCCCCCCGCGGCGTGGCGGCGAGGCTGGCACCCACCGCCCCCCGCCGCGTGCCGCGTGCCTCCCGGCCGGCGCGTCCGCCGCCTCGATCCCGCCCGCGGTCGTCGGGTCCGAGACGACCCCCCCCCCCCCGGCCCGGCGCTGGGCCGGCGAGTGCGGAGTTCGGCGGATCACGATAGGGTCGCCCCGTTCGAACTCGCCGTCTGAACCCGGCCGGCCGGCTTCCCTCTCGACACATCGGCCACCCCAGCACCCACACCCGGTGGCTATACTCGGAGGAGAAGCAATGGAACCAGCAGTACTCGCACTCGTCGGACTGACCTTGACGGTCGTGATCCACCTTGACCGCTCCCGCGACAAGGCCATGCAGAAAGGCTTCAACGCGCTCGCCGGCGCGCTGAACCAACTCCGCACCGAGACGACCGAGAACGACGACAAACTCCGCGCCGAGATGCAGACAGGATTCGCCGCCAACGCGACCGCGCTGAACCAACTCCGCACCGAGACGACCGAGAACGACGACAAACTCCGCGCCGAGATGCAGACAGGATTCGCCGCCAACGCGACCGCCCTCCTCGAACTCGCCCGGAACGTCGGCCGGGTCGAGGGCCGCACCGAAACCCTCGTCACCAGCCAGTAACCCACCGGGAACACCCTTCGGCGCTCGCTGAGCCTGGCGGCGACCGTGCGACCCATCGAGGACCCCGACGGGTTGGTCGCCACCGTCGTCGGCATCCCCGGAGCGTGGGGCTCCGGTGCAACGCCCGACGAAGCGCTGGCCGACCTCCACTCCGTGCTGATCGGCTGGGCCACCCTCAAGCTCGAAGACGGCGACCGTGACATCCCCGCCATGAAGGGCATCCGCCTCGTCCTCGACACATGAGCCAGCGGCTCACGCCCGTCAGGGGAGCCGGCGCCCCCGAAGCTTCAGCGGTTGGCTGCGGTCTCGCGAACGAAGTCGTCGCTGTCAGTGGCCAGGGCGGCGAGGGCGGCGGCCGGGATGGCGGGGTGGGTGGCCGCGATGCGGCGGACCAACGGGACCCGGTCCCGGGCCAGGCGGGCGAGTGTCTCGGGCGGAGTGGAGGGGTTACCCGCCACGGTGGCGCGGAGCGACTTGCACCAACTCCTCCCCAGGCGCCGGAGGGTTCTCGGCGGCGCCGCCGGGTTGGCCGCCACTTCGCCTCGAATGATCACCTCGAAGGGGAAGTACCGGTAGGCGCGGGACGTCCGGTCGAGCAACTCCGGCGGTGTCGAGGGGTTCGCCGCCAGTCTGGTGCGCAACCGCCAGTGGCGCCGCCTCCACAACTTCGCCAGCACGTCCAGAGGCGCCCCGGGGTTGCCTGCAAGGACGAAGCGCACGATGTGGCTGGTGTCCCCGGCGAGCATCCCGAGAACCCTGGCGTCCGCGTGGGTGTTCCCAGCGACGGCGCTTCGCACCGACTCGACGGGGTCGGAGGCGAGTATCCCGTGAACCCTGGCGTCCGCGTGCGTGTTCCGGGCGACGGCGCTTCGCACCGACTCGTCCGAGTCGGAGGCGAGCCGGGCGAGGACATCCGGGGGTGCGGTGGCGTTTGCCGCCACCCCCCTGCGGAGGCTGTCGTCGGGGTCGGCGGCCAGCCGACGCAGATCGTCGGCCGATGTATCGGGGTTCCAGGCGGCGTAGGGCCGGGGCTTGGTTCCCGAGTCGTGGTTCATCACGTCCTCCTTGTCGTCTGCGGTCGTCTGCGGTCGTATCGGTTGTGTGCGGTTCTGTGTTGGCTTGGCGGCCGGTCGGGTCGGGGTGAATGATCGCGGCTTGCTGGCCGGTCGTGGCTTGGCGGGTCACGGCCTCGACTCGAACGGGTTGATGGTCGGCAGACCGAACAGTTCGAAGTACTCGACGTTGCCGGTGACCACCGTGAGGCGGTGCACCAGGGCGGTGGCGGCGTTCATGGCGACGTCCAACGCCGCCTCCGGATGCCGGTGCATGAGGCGCGCCCACTCCCGGAACGTGGCGGCGTCGGCGGCCAGCACGCCGTAGGCGCATCGCAGCCGCAGGAGCCACTCCTCGAGTTCCTGCGCCATCAGAGTGTCCGTCGTCGTGGCCTTCTCCCGGGTCTCCTCGACGACCCTCTGGATCACGCCGATCGCCATGGCCGAGATGTGCAGCCGGTTGGCGGGAACGCCGGTGACCCAGTCGAGGACGGCTTGGCCCCGCGTCCGCCGGAACAGCGCCACGATCACGCCGGCGTCGAGCAGGTAGGCGGCCGACTCCGCCCGCTCGAGCCGGTCGGCGGGGCGGAGGTGGCGCTCGGGGCGGGGCGGCGGTGGCGCTCCGGTGGCGACCGCGGGCTCGAGCAGCAGTTCCTTCAGCGAGGGGACGGCGCCCTCCAACCGCCGCCATTGCTCGATGGGAACGACCGCCGCAATCTCGGCGCCCCGCCTGGTGATGATCTGCGGTCCCTCGGTGAGGCTCGCATCGAGCATCTCGCTGAAGCGCGCCTTGGCGTCCTGCACCTGCCAGGCGGTATCGGGACGCCCGCCGGCGAGGGTCTGCGGGCCGCTGCTCAGCGGCGAACCAACGTTCTGGTCAGTCACCTGACCAGATTAGCACACCGTGTTGCGGGCCGGAGCCGACCGGTCGGGGAGACCGTCGACGCGGCCAGGCCGGTGGTTCGGTCCGGGCGTGGGTGTGTCGAGCCTCTCAGCAGCCCAACTCTCGGAGGCCGTTGCGGAGGCCGCCGACGCGGAACTGGGCGATGCCGATCGGCACGTTGTCCTGGCCCGTCACCCACATGGA includes the following:
- a CDS encoding GAF domain-containing protein, which translates into the protein MARRMSSRLAVSVRRWSRRSGRLVGNDIGRIYTCVFGTAIVVASFFFVGHTTFATTALVAGSVSVAIGAMAPWLRSVKWPGGSVDMQAPALQRAKVAKEVSDDLARNDASVSRSETLDATRYLVATLATKGIIEEAKSAYPGFRECEFRFFMFDDDKEKLFAVLRTGQPEGEQRGWRRGEGVTGSAYDTGEYQIATGSATHDGTHNLDENRQRRYANLTEVAAMPVLNAAGATIGVLSVSHTTGRTILATSEGRRAHSTAADALARVLVDLLGWRSDGSPSGIG